One Festucalex cinctus isolate MCC-2025b chromosome 1, RoL_Fcin_1.0, whole genome shotgun sequence genomic region harbors:
- the rock1 gene encoding rho-associated protein kinase 1 isoform X2, protein MSSGESMEARFGKIDAMLKDPKSEINTDCLLDGLDALVYDLDFPALRKNKSIDNFLNRYKDTISKIRDLRMKAEDYEVVKVIGRGAFGEVQLVRHKATCKVYAMKLLSKFEMIKRSDSAFFWEERDIMAFANSSWVVQLFFAFQDDRYLYMVMEYMPGGDLVNLMSNYDVPEKWARFYTAEVVLALDGIHAMGFIHRDVKPDNMLLDKVGHLKLADFGTCMKMNKDGMVRCDTAVGTPDYISPEVLKSQGGDGYYGRECDWWSVGVFLYEMLVGDTPFYADSLVGTYSKIMNHKNALTFPDDSDISNDAKNLICAFLTDREVRLGRNGVDEIKRHPFFKNDQWTWENIRDTAAPVVPELSSDVDTSNFDDIEEDRGEEETFPIPKAFVGNQLPFVGFTYYSNQHPLRSSTSASKTSDKRSSSTKEDKSHLENLQKRIYQLEEQLHSEIQLKDELEQKCRTSNTKIEKIMKELDEEANLRKSVEASMSLLEKDKIMLQHRFTEYQRKADQEAEKRRNLENEVSTLKEQLEDMRKISQNSQASNDKIAQLQSQLEEANDLLRAESDTAARLRKNHTEVAKSMSQLESLNRELQERSRAADGEKAQLEKELLLLQSTLDSERRNYSQDSEEIRELQARMMGLQEDNKNLKLSVSKVETERKQAQERCNNLEKDKNNLEIDLNYKLKTLQQRLEQEQTEHRVTRAQLTDKYESIEEAKSAAMNAVQVKMSEENGARMRAESRVVEVEKQCSMLEFDLKQSVQKMEQLMKQKERLEDDVKNLRIQAEQESSKRGLAQNELKSRLQEVDRLRCSEKQLKQEINTALESKRSLEFQLAQLTKQYRGNEGQMRELQDQLEAEQYFSTLYKTQVKELKEEIEERNRQVQEAHKKVQELCSERESLSAQLDLTVTKAESEQLARALQEEQYFELSQESKKTVTRHKQELVDKEATIARLEEFYKTLTKDVEILAKEKAELSEKLSTQEEEYVAQKEEITNSIKANYEKVLNTERTLKTQAVNKLAEIMNRKDMKLDQKKKGSTADLRKKEKENRKLQLELNQEKEKFNHMAIKYQKELSEMQAQLAEECTYRNELQMQLDSKESDIEQLREKLNDLQQRMDNSSITSLLTDETDSNIAESRLEGWLSIPNRTNIKRYGWKKQYVVVSSKKILFYNDEQDKEQSNPSMVLDIDKLFHVRPVTQGDVYRAETEEIPRIFQILYANEGECRKEADMETIPQGDKNCLPHKGHEFIPTLYHFPSNCEACSKPLWHVFKPPPALECRRCHVKCHKDHLDKKEDVIAPCKVNYDVTSARDMLLLALTQDEQKKWIGHLGKKIPKTPPTTFSRASPRSMSTRPGPNQSFRKNTKSNTAKLS, encoded by the exons GATGGTCTGGATGCGTTGGTGTACGACTTGGACTTCCCTGCCCTGAGGAAAAACAAGAGCATTGACAACTTCTTGAATAGAT ATAAAGATACCATTAGTAAAATCCGTGACCTGCGGATGAAAGCGGAAGACTATGAGGTGGTCAAAGTCATTGGGAGAGGTGCGTTCGGGGAGGTGCAGCTG GTGAGGCACAAAGCCACATGCAAAGTGTACGCCATGAAGTTGCTGAGCAAGTTTGAGATGATCAAAAGGTCAGACTCTGCTTTCTTTTGGGAGGAGAGGGACATCATGGCTTTTGCCAACAGCTCTTGGGTAGTGCAG CTTTTCTTTGCATTCCAAGACGACCGCTACCTCTACATGGTGATGGAATACATGCCCGGCGGGGATTTGGTCAACCTGATGAGCAATTATGACGTCCCGGAGAAGTGGGCTCGCTTTTATACAGCCGAGGTGGTGCTGGCTCTGGATGGTATCCACGCCATGGGCTTCATTCATAG GGATGTGAAGCCTGACAACATGTTGCTGGACAAAGTGGGCCACTTAAAACTGGCAGATTTTGGCACCTGCATGAAAATGAACAAG GACGGCATGGTACGATGCGACACAGCTGTGGGAACACCGGACTACATTTCGCCCGAGGTACTGAAATCCCAAGGAGGAGATGGCTACTACGGCAGGGAGTGCGACTGGTGGTCGGTGGGAGTGTTTCTCTATGAAATGCTAGTTG GCGATACGCCGTTTTACGCAGACTCGCTGGTCGGCACTTACAGCAAAATAATGAACCACAAAAACGCGCTGACCTTCCCCGACGACAGCGACATCTCCAATGACGCCAAGAACCTCATTTGTGCCTTCCTGACAGACAG GGAGGTCCGCCTGGGCCGGAACGGTGTGGATGAGATCAAGAGGCACCCTTTCTTCAAGAATGATCAGTGGACGTGGGAGAACATCAGAGACA CGGCTGCCCCAGTGGTGCCCGAGCTGAGCAGTGACGTCGACACCAGTAACTTTGATGATATAGAAGAGGACCGTGGCGAAGAAGAGACTTTTCCAATACCAAAGGCCTTCGTGGGCAACCAGCTGCCCTTTGTGGGCTTCACTTACTACAGCAATCAGCA TCCTTTGCGCAGCTCCACTTCTGCCTCCAAAACAAGTGACAAACGTAGCAGCTCCACAAAGGAGGACAAAAGTCAT TTAGAGAACCTGCAAAAAAGAATCTACCAGCTGGAGGAGCAACTCCACAGTGAGATTCAGCTAAAGGATGAGTTGGAGCAGAAATGCAG GACCTCAAACACCAAGATTGAAAAGATCATGAAAGAACTGGATGAGGAG GCCAATTTGAGGAAGAGCGTGGAGGCGAGCATGTCCCTGCTGGAGAAGGATAAGATCATGCTGCAGCACAGATTTACAGAGTACCAAAGAAAAGCCGACCAGGAGGCAGAGAAGCGACGCAATTTGGAGAACGAGG TGTCAACTCTGAAGGAGCAACTTGAAGACATGAGGAAGATCAGCCAGAACTCACAGGCCTCCAATGACAAGATTGCCCAGCTTCAGAGTCAG CTGGAGGAGGCCAACGACCTCCTGCGCGCCGAGTCGGACACGGCGGCGAGGCTGCGGAAGAATCACACGGAGGTGGCCAAGTCAATGAGCCAGCTGGAAAGCTTGAACCGCGAGTTGCAGGAGCGGAGCCGTGCAGCCGATGGCGAAAAGGCCCAGCTGGAGAAGGAACTCCTGCTACTCCAGAGCACCTTGGACTCTGAGAGGAGGAATTACAGCCAAGACTCGGAGGAGATCCGTGAGCTGCAGG CGAGAATGATGGGGTTGCAGGAGGACAACAAAAACTTGAAGCTCAGCGTCTCCAAAGTGGAGACAGAACGCAAACAGGCCCAGGAGAGATGCAATAACTTGGAAAAG GATAAGAACAACCTGGAGATAGACCTGAACTACAAACTGAAGACCCTGCAGCAGCGACTGGAGCAGGAGCAGACTGAACACCGGGTGACACGCGCACAGCTGACTGACAAATATGAGTCCATCGAGGAGGCAAAATCGGCCGCTATGAATG CTGTTCAGGTGAAGATGTCGGAGGAGAATGGTGCGAGGATGCGAGCAGAGAGCCGGGTGGTGGAGGTGGAGAAGCAGTGCTCCATGCTGGAGTTTGACCTCAAGCAGTCGGTGCAGAAGATGGAGCAGCTAATGAAGCAGAAGGAAAGGCTGGAGGACGAC GTGAAGAATCTAAGGATACAGGCGGAACAGGAGTCCAGCAAGCGCGGGCTGGCTCAGAATGAGCTGAAGAGCCGGCTGCAGGAAGTGGATCGGCTCCGGTGCTCGGAGAAGCAGCTCAAGCAGGAGATCAACACGGCGCTGGAGAGTAAACGCTCTCTGGAGTTTCAACTTGCGCAGCTGACAAA GCAATACAGAGGCAATGAAGGACAGATGAGGGAACTTCAGGACCAGCTCGAGGCCGAACAGTATTTTTCT ACGCTTTACAAAACTCAGGTCAAAGAGCTCAAAGAGGAAATAGAAGAAAGGAACCGGCAGGTACAAGAAGCTCATAAAAAGGTGCAGGAGCTGTGCAGTGAAAG GGAGTCCCTGTCTGCCCAGCTGGATCTGACAGTGACGAAGGCGGAGTCGGAGCAGCTGGCGCGGGCGCTGCAAGAGGAGCAGTACTTTGAGCTTAGCCAAGAAAGCAAAAAGACCGTCACCAGGCACAAGCAGGAGCTCGTCGATAAGGAGGCCACTATTGCACGA CTTGAGGAGTTCTACAAAACTCTGACCAAAGATGTGGAGATTCTCGCCAAAGAGAAGGCAGAGTTGAGCGAGAAGCTTAGCACTCAGGAGGAAG AGTATGTTGCTCAGAAGGAGGAGATTACAAATTCAATCAAGGCCAACTATGAGAAGGTCCTCAACACAGAGCGGACTCTCAAGACTCAG GCGGTGAACAAGCTGGCAGAGATCATGAACCGCAAGGACATGAAGCTGGACCAGAAGAAGAAAGGCAGCACGGCCGACCTACGCAAGAAGGAGAAGGAAAACCGCAAGCTGCAGCTGGAGCTCAACCAGGAGAAGGAGAAGTTCAACCACATGGCCATCAAATATCAGAAGGAGCTGAGTGAGATGCAGGCA CAACTGGCCGAGGAGTGCACGTACCGCAACGAGCTCCAGATGCAGCTGGACAGCAAGGAGAGCGACATTGAGCAGCTGCGGGAGAAGCTCAACGACCTGCAGCAGCGCATGGACAACTCCAGCATCACCAGCCTGCTGACGGACGAGACGGACAGCAACATCGCGG AATCCAGACTGGAGGGTTGGCTGTCTATTCCTAACCGCACGAATATCAAGCGATACGGATGGAAGAAGCAG TATGTTGTGGTGAGCAGTAAGAAGATTTTGTTCTACAATGACGAGCAAGATAAGGAGCAGTCCAACCCTTCTATGGTACTAGATATCGA cAAACTGTTTCATGTGAGACCAGTGACACAAGGTGACGTGTACCGAGCTGAGACTGAAGAGATTCCAAGAATATTCCAG ATCCTCTACGCCAACGAGGGCGAGTGCAGGAAAGAGGCCGACATGGAGACGATCCCTCAGGGCGACAAGAACTGCCTGCCTCACAAAGGCCACGAGTTCATCCCCACGCTCTACCACTTCCCCTCCAACTGCGAGGCGTGCTCCAAGCCGCTGTGGCACGTCTTCAAGCCGCCGCCCGCCCTCGAGTGCCGCCGATGCCACGTCAAGTGCCACAAGGACCACCTGGACAAGAAGGAGGACGTCATCGCCCCTTGCAAAG TAAACTACGACGTTACCTCGGCCCGGGACATGCTCCTGCTGGCTTTGACCCAAGATGAGCAGAAGAAGTggatcggccatcttggaaaGAAGATTCCGAAAACCCCACCGACCACCTTTTCAAGAGCCTCTCCTCGCTCCATGTCCACTCGGCCTGGGCCCAACCAGTCCTTCCGCAAAAACACGAAAAGCAATACGGCGAAACTCAG CTAA
- the rock1 gene encoding rho-associated protein kinase 1 isoform X1 yields the protein MSSGESMEARFGKIDAMLKDPKSEINTDCLLDGLDALVYDLDFPALRKNKSIDNFLNRYKDTISKIRDLRMKAEDYEVVKVIGRGAFGEVQLVRHKATCKVYAMKLLSKFEMIKRSDSAFFWEERDIMAFANSSWVVQLFFAFQDDRYLYMVMEYMPGGDLVNLMSNYDVPEKWARFYTAEVVLALDGIHAMGFIHRDVKPDNMLLDKVGHLKLADFGTCMKMNKDGMVRCDTAVGTPDYISPEVLKSQGGDGYYGRECDWWSVGVFLYEMLVGDTPFYADSLVGTYSKIMNHKNALTFPDDSDISNDAKNLICAFLTDREVRLGRNGVDEIKRHPFFKNDQWTWENIRDTAAPVVPELSSDVDTSNFDDIEEDRGEEETFPIPKAFVGNQLPFVGFTYYSNQHPLRSSTSASKTSDKRSSSTKEDKSHLENLQKRIYQLEEQLHSEIQLKDELEQKCRTSNTKIEKIMKELDEEANLRKSVEASMSLLEKDKIMLQHRFTEYQRKADQEAEKRRNLENEVSTLKEQLEDMRKISQNSQASNDKIAQLQSQLEEANDLLRAESDTAARLRKNHTEVAKSMSQLESLNRELQERSRAADGEKAQLEKELLLLQSTLDSERRNYSQDSEEIRELQARMMGLQEDNKNLKLSVSKVETERKQAQERCNNLEKDKNNLEIDLNYKLKTLQQRLEQEQTEHRVTRAQLTDKYESIEEAKSAAMNAVQVKMSEENGARMRAESRVVEVEKQCSMLEFDLKQSVQKMEQLMKQKERLEDDVKNLRIQAEQESSKRGLAQNELKSRLQEVDRLRCSEKQLKQEINTALESKRSLEFQLAQLTKQYRGNEGQMRELQDQLEAEQYFSTLYKTQVKELKEEIEERNRQVQEAHKKVQELCSERESLSAQLDLTVTKAESEQLARALQEEQYFELSQESKKTVTRHKQELVDKEATIARLEEFYKTLTKDVEILAKEKAELSEKLSTQEEEYVAQKEEITNSIKANYEKVLNTERTLKTQAVNKLAEIMNRKDMKLDQKKKGSTADLRKKEKENRKLQLELNQEKEKFNHMAIKYQKELSEMQAQLAEECTYRNELQMQLDSKESDIEQLREKLNDLQQRMDNSSITSLLTDETDSNIAESRLEGWLSIPNRTNIKRYGWKKQYVVVSSKKILFYNDEQDKEQSNPSMVLDIDKLFHVRPVTQGDVYRAETEEIPRIFQILYANEGECRKEADMETIPQGDKNCLPHKGHEFIPTLYHFPSNCEACSKPLWHVFKPPPALECRRCHVKCHKDHLDKKEDVIAPCKVNYDVTSARDMLLLALTQDEQKKWIGHLGKKIPKTPPTTFSRASPRSMSTRPGPNQSFRKNTKSNTAKLSRAQSSLYAADTTSSTC from the exons GATGGTCTGGATGCGTTGGTGTACGACTTGGACTTCCCTGCCCTGAGGAAAAACAAGAGCATTGACAACTTCTTGAATAGAT ATAAAGATACCATTAGTAAAATCCGTGACCTGCGGATGAAAGCGGAAGACTATGAGGTGGTCAAAGTCATTGGGAGAGGTGCGTTCGGGGAGGTGCAGCTG GTGAGGCACAAAGCCACATGCAAAGTGTACGCCATGAAGTTGCTGAGCAAGTTTGAGATGATCAAAAGGTCAGACTCTGCTTTCTTTTGGGAGGAGAGGGACATCATGGCTTTTGCCAACAGCTCTTGGGTAGTGCAG CTTTTCTTTGCATTCCAAGACGACCGCTACCTCTACATGGTGATGGAATACATGCCCGGCGGGGATTTGGTCAACCTGATGAGCAATTATGACGTCCCGGAGAAGTGGGCTCGCTTTTATACAGCCGAGGTGGTGCTGGCTCTGGATGGTATCCACGCCATGGGCTTCATTCATAG GGATGTGAAGCCTGACAACATGTTGCTGGACAAAGTGGGCCACTTAAAACTGGCAGATTTTGGCACCTGCATGAAAATGAACAAG GACGGCATGGTACGATGCGACACAGCTGTGGGAACACCGGACTACATTTCGCCCGAGGTACTGAAATCCCAAGGAGGAGATGGCTACTACGGCAGGGAGTGCGACTGGTGGTCGGTGGGAGTGTTTCTCTATGAAATGCTAGTTG GCGATACGCCGTTTTACGCAGACTCGCTGGTCGGCACTTACAGCAAAATAATGAACCACAAAAACGCGCTGACCTTCCCCGACGACAGCGACATCTCCAATGACGCCAAGAACCTCATTTGTGCCTTCCTGACAGACAG GGAGGTCCGCCTGGGCCGGAACGGTGTGGATGAGATCAAGAGGCACCCTTTCTTCAAGAATGATCAGTGGACGTGGGAGAACATCAGAGACA CGGCTGCCCCAGTGGTGCCCGAGCTGAGCAGTGACGTCGACACCAGTAACTTTGATGATATAGAAGAGGACCGTGGCGAAGAAGAGACTTTTCCAATACCAAAGGCCTTCGTGGGCAACCAGCTGCCCTTTGTGGGCTTCACTTACTACAGCAATCAGCA TCCTTTGCGCAGCTCCACTTCTGCCTCCAAAACAAGTGACAAACGTAGCAGCTCCACAAAGGAGGACAAAAGTCAT TTAGAGAACCTGCAAAAAAGAATCTACCAGCTGGAGGAGCAACTCCACAGTGAGATTCAGCTAAAGGATGAGTTGGAGCAGAAATGCAG GACCTCAAACACCAAGATTGAAAAGATCATGAAAGAACTGGATGAGGAG GCCAATTTGAGGAAGAGCGTGGAGGCGAGCATGTCCCTGCTGGAGAAGGATAAGATCATGCTGCAGCACAGATTTACAGAGTACCAAAGAAAAGCCGACCAGGAGGCAGAGAAGCGACGCAATTTGGAGAACGAGG TGTCAACTCTGAAGGAGCAACTTGAAGACATGAGGAAGATCAGCCAGAACTCACAGGCCTCCAATGACAAGATTGCCCAGCTTCAGAGTCAG CTGGAGGAGGCCAACGACCTCCTGCGCGCCGAGTCGGACACGGCGGCGAGGCTGCGGAAGAATCACACGGAGGTGGCCAAGTCAATGAGCCAGCTGGAAAGCTTGAACCGCGAGTTGCAGGAGCGGAGCCGTGCAGCCGATGGCGAAAAGGCCCAGCTGGAGAAGGAACTCCTGCTACTCCAGAGCACCTTGGACTCTGAGAGGAGGAATTACAGCCAAGACTCGGAGGAGATCCGTGAGCTGCAGG CGAGAATGATGGGGTTGCAGGAGGACAACAAAAACTTGAAGCTCAGCGTCTCCAAAGTGGAGACAGAACGCAAACAGGCCCAGGAGAGATGCAATAACTTGGAAAAG GATAAGAACAACCTGGAGATAGACCTGAACTACAAACTGAAGACCCTGCAGCAGCGACTGGAGCAGGAGCAGACTGAACACCGGGTGACACGCGCACAGCTGACTGACAAATATGAGTCCATCGAGGAGGCAAAATCGGCCGCTATGAATG CTGTTCAGGTGAAGATGTCGGAGGAGAATGGTGCGAGGATGCGAGCAGAGAGCCGGGTGGTGGAGGTGGAGAAGCAGTGCTCCATGCTGGAGTTTGACCTCAAGCAGTCGGTGCAGAAGATGGAGCAGCTAATGAAGCAGAAGGAAAGGCTGGAGGACGAC GTGAAGAATCTAAGGATACAGGCGGAACAGGAGTCCAGCAAGCGCGGGCTGGCTCAGAATGAGCTGAAGAGCCGGCTGCAGGAAGTGGATCGGCTCCGGTGCTCGGAGAAGCAGCTCAAGCAGGAGATCAACACGGCGCTGGAGAGTAAACGCTCTCTGGAGTTTCAACTTGCGCAGCTGACAAA GCAATACAGAGGCAATGAAGGACAGATGAGGGAACTTCAGGACCAGCTCGAGGCCGAACAGTATTTTTCT ACGCTTTACAAAACTCAGGTCAAAGAGCTCAAAGAGGAAATAGAAGAAAGGAACCGGCAGGTACAAGAAGCTCATAAAAAGGTGCAGGAGCTGTGCAGTGAAAG GGAGTCCCTGTCTGCCCAGCTGGATCTGACAGTGACGAAGGCGGAGTCGGAGCAGCTGGCGCGGGCGCTGCAAGAGGAGCAGTACTTTGAGCTTAGCCAAGAAAGCAAAAAGACCGTCACCAGGCACAAGCAGGAGCTCGTCGATAAGGAGGCCACTATTGCACGA CTTGAGGAGTTCTACAAAACTCTGACCAAAGATGTGGAGATTCTCGCCAAAGAGAAGGCAGAGTTGAGCGAGAAGCTTAGCACTCAGGAGGAAG AGTATGTTGCTCAGAAGGAGGAGATTACAAATTCAATCAAGGCCAACTATGAGAAGGTCCTCAACACAGAGCGGACTCTCAAGACTCAG GCGGTGAACAAGCTGGCAGAGATCATGAACCGCAAGGACATGAAGCTGGACCAGAAGAAGAAAGGCAGCACGGCCGACCTACGCAAGAAGGAGAAGGAAAACCGCAAGCTGCAGCTGGAGCTCAACCAGGAGAAGGAGAAGTTCAACCACATGGCCATCAAATATCAGAAGGAGCTGAGTGAGATGCAGGCA CAACTGGCCGAGGAGTGCACGTACCGCAACGAGCTCCAGATGCAGCTGGACAGCAAGGAGAGCGACATTGAGCAGCTGCGGGAGAAGCTCAACGACCTGCAGCAGCGCATGGACAACTCCAGCATCACCAGCCTGCTGACGGACGAGACGGACAGCAACATCGCGG AATCCAGACTGGAGGGTTGGCTGTCTATTCCTAACCGCACGAATATCAAGCGATACGGATGGAAGAAGCAG TATGTTGTGGTGAGCAGTAAGAAGATTTTGTTCTACAATGACGAGCAAGATAAGGAGCAGTCCAACCCTTCTATGGTACTAGATATCGA cAAACTGTTTCATGTGAGACCAGTGACACAAGGTGACGTGTACCGAGCTGAGACTGAAGAGATTCCAAGAATATTCCAG ATCCTCTACGCCAACGAGGGCGAGTGCAGGAAAGAGGCCGACATGGAGACGATCCCTCAGGGCGACAAGAACTGCCTGCCTCACAAAGGCCACGAGTTCATCCCCACGCTCTACCACTTCCCCTCCAACTGCGAGGCGTGCTCCAAGCCGCTGTGGCACGTCTTCAAGCCGCCGCCCGCCCTCGAGTGCCGCCGATGCCACGTCAAGTGCCACAAGGACCACCTGGACAAGAAGGAGGACGTCATCGCCCCTTGCAAAG TAAACTACGACGTTACCTCGGCCCGGGACATGCTCCTGCTGGCTTTGACCCAAGATGAGCAGAAGAAGTggatcggccatcttggaaaGAAGATTCCGAAAACCCCACCGACCACCTTTTCAAGAGCCTCTCCTCGCTCCATGTCCACTCGGCCTGGGCCCAACCAGTCCTTCCGCAAAAACACGAAAAGCAATACGGCGAAACTCAG CCGAGCGCAATCCAGCCTCTACGCGGCAGACACAACATCCAGCACTTGTTGA